One region of Camelina sativa cultivar DH55 chromosome 6, Cs, whole genome shotgun sequence genomic DNA includes:
- the LOC104790057 gene encoding F-box/kelch-repeat protein SKIP11 has product MLEDRSPDSCLSSRVFSSSRLSESKWSKSYMYPEDDDDDVVSETKLVNNGKRALEEVVGEIRQTKSLKLMGFSITYDSDSSDYSLSGEEQADAVNGDGSSSRQEQEQSDSNENGGDSSDSHSLINEIGRDNSIDCLIRCSRSDYGSIASVNRNFRSLVKTGEIYRVRRQNGFVEHWVYFSCQLLEWVAFDPVERKWMQLPTMPSSVTFMCTDKESLAVGTDLLVLGKDDFASHVIYRYSLLTNSWSSGMKMNSPRCLFGSASLGEIAIFAGGCDSQGKILDFAELYNSELQTWVTLPRMYKPRKMCSGVFMDGKFYVIGGIGGADSKVLTCGEEYDLETKKWTQVPDLSPPRSRADQADMSPAAEAPPLVAVVNNQLYAADHADMEVRKYDKENKKWFTIGRLPERAGSVNGWGLAFRACGERLIVIGGPKYSGGGFIELNSWIPSEGGPPHWTLLDRKHSPNFVYNCAVMGC; this is encoded by the coding sequence ATGTTGGAAGATCGATCACCAGATTCGTGTTTGAGTTCAAGGGTTTTCTCAAGCTCTCGTCTTTCTGAATCCAAGTGGTCTAAGTCTTACATGTATccagaggatgatgatgatgatgtcgtcTCTGAGACTAAGCTCGTTAATAATGGTAAACGAGCTTTGGAGGAGGTTGTTGGTGAGATTAGACAGACCAAATCACTTAAGTTAATGGGTTTTTCGATTACGTACGATAGCGATTCTTCTGACTATTCGTTGAGTGGGGAAGAGCAAGCAGATGCTGTGAATGGTGACGGCTCATCATCGAGGCAGGAGCAAGAGCAATCTGATTCTAATGAAAACGGTGGTGATTCATCTGATTCGCATTCTCTTATCAATGAGATTGGTCGGGACAACTCCATAGACTGTTTGATCCGTTGCTCCAGGTCTGATTACGGTTCAATTGCTTCTGTGAACCGGAACTTCCGTTCTTTGGTGAAGACCGGAGAGATTTATAGAGTCAGGAGACAAAACGGGTTTGTTGAACATTGGGTTTACTTCTCATGCCAGCTCTTGGAATGGGTTGCGTTCGATCCTGTCGAGAGAAAGTGGATGCAGTTGCCAACAATGCCTTCCAGTGTTACCTTCATGTGTACCGATAAGGAGTCTCTGGCCGTTGGGACAGACCTGCTTGTCTTAGGAAAAGATGATTTTGCTTCTCATGTAATATACAGATACAGCCTTCTGACTAATTCTTGGTCTTCTGGTATGAAGATGAACTCTCCGAGGTGTTTGTTTGGATCCGCGAGCCTTGGAGAGATTGCTATATTCGCTGGTGGTTGTGACTCCCAGGGAAAGATTCTTGATTTTGCGGAGTTGTATAATTCTGAGCTTCAGACCTGGGTAACTCTTCCGAGGATGTACAAACCGAGGAAGATGTGTTCGGGAGTTTTCATGGATGGGAAGTTCTATGTGATTGGAGGAATCGGTGGTGCTGATTCGAAAGTCTTGACCTGCGGTGAAGAATATGATTTGGAGACCAAGAAATGGACGCAAGTCCCTGACTTGTCGCCTCCAAGAAGCCGTGCTGATCAAGCTGATATGTCACCAGCAGCAGAAGCACCTCCTCTTGTTGCTGTTGTAAATAACCAATTGTATGCTGCTGATCATGCTGATATGGAAGTGAGGAAGTATGACAAGGAGAATAAGAAATGGTTCACTATTGGAAGATTGCCTGAAAGAGCTGGCTCGGTTAACGGATGGGGACTTGCTTTCAGAGCTTGTGGAGAGCGGTTGATTGTTATAGGTGGACCGAAGTACTCGGGAGGTGGGTTCATAGAGCTGAATTCTTGGATACCGAGTGAAGGCGGTCCACCACATTGGACATTGCTTGACAGGAAACATTCTCCCAACTTCGTGTACAATTGCGCGGTGATGGGTTGCTGA
- the LOC104790058 gene encoding uncharacterized protein LOC104790058, whose product MKSLHRVVGLIARNTTKNPIASHPSSNLPSILVNLMSTKPRNDEDKWNDAWESAWLPDDLTDKSRAPWEKDVNFDSTAKMEETDVEAKAFVEDMNEHWNERRGKKSGKVEKREVKIDDGGESSSSLYSLETMKKDYRLKKQRVHASLWVKEIEKLEEAKLGDSGSGGGADDIDRLLDSCSEIFDSVDHDFDKLEVSSGSEMKNKPDGWESTAKEQDGNLWEMSQREEDILLQEFDRRTAFCKFQIASFIKQHIFSRRRPIDGWRYMIEVIGPNARKGKGSVSRIPALSDVSTQPFKEETGSLTTLKRR is encoded by the exons atgaagtctcTTCATCGTGTAGTAGGATTGATCGCAAGAAACACAACCAAAAATCCAATTGCTTCGCATCCCAGTTCGAATCTCCCGTCGATTCTCGTCAATCTGATGTCAACGAAGCCTCGAAACGATGAAGACAAATGGAACGACGCATGGGAATCAGCTTGGTTACCAGATGATCTCACGGATAAGAGCCGAGCTCCATGGGAGAAAGACGTGAACTTCGATTCGACGGCGAAGATGGAAGAAACCGATGTGGAAGCGAAGGCGTTCGTGGAGGATATGAATGAGCATTGGAACGAGAGGAGAGGGAAGAAGAGTGGTAAAgtggagaagagagaagtgaaGATTGATGATGGAggagaatcatcatcatcgcttTATAGTTTGGAGACGATGAAGAAGGATTATAGGttgaagaagcaaagagttCATGCTTCTTTGTGGGTTAAGGAGATTGAGAAATTGGAAGAAGCTAAACTGGGAGATTCAGGATCTGGTGGGGGAGCTGATGATATTGATCGGCTTCTTGATAGTTGCTCTGA GATTTTCGACTCGGTAGACCATGATTTTGACAAATTGGAGGTTTCGAGTGGATCTGAAATGAAGAACAAGCCTGATGGTTGGGAATCAACAGCAAAGGAACAAGATGGAAATCTCTGGGAAATGtcacaaagagaagaagacatacTTCTCCAAGAATTTGATCGTCGGACTGCCTTTTGCAAATTTCAG ATAGCAAGTTTTATAAAGCAACACATATTCAGTAGAAGAAGACCGATTGATGGGTGGAGGTACATGATCGAAGTGATCGGTCCAAATGCGAGAAAAGGGAAAGGAAGTGTTTCGAGGATCCCAGCTTTATCGGATGTGTCAACTCAGCCTTTCAAAGAAGAAACTGGCAGTCTCACTACTTTGAAGCGGCGGTAG
- the LOC104790054 gene encoding basic blue protein-like — protein sequence MAAKGRGSASWSVGAIVALMAVSVLLLHADYAQAVTYTVGDSGVWTFNAVGWPKGKNFRAGDVLVFNYNPSMHNVVKVDSGSYNSCKTPAGARTYTSGKDRITLSRGQNFFICNFPNHCESNMKIAVTAV from the exons ATGGCCGCCAAGGGAAGAGGCAGTGCATCATGGTCCGTTGGAGCTATCGTGGCTCTTATGGCTGTGTCAGTGTTGTTGCTTCATGCTGACTACGCTCAAGCTGTGACTTACACGGTCGGTGACTCTGGTGTCTGGACCTTTAACGCTGTGGGTTGGCCTAAAGGCAAAAACTTTAGAGCCGGTGACGTTCTCG TGTTTAACTATAATCCGAGTATGCACAACGTAGTGAAGGTAGACAGTGGAAGTTACAACAGCTGCAAAACCCCGGCAGGTGCGAGAACTTACACTTCAGGCAAAGATCGTATAACTTTGTCTAGAGGACAAAACTTCTTCATCTGCAATTTTCCAAACCATTGCGAAAGCAATATGAAAATCGCAGTCACCGCGGTTTGA